Proteins encoded by one window of Thermobaculum terrenum ATCC BAA-798:
- a CDS encoding 3D domain-containing protein: MKNLLSNKLSLCVLLLALVLPIASFPGKGYAYYGVTFYKGDKVQVRNTGGAGLRVRVGPGLRYDKLTTMREGQVVTVVAGPIWSDGYGWYKVTGYDSAGNAGWAAGWWLYRVSRADNTPPAQVAQVRVQEYSEESAASDSSSTTNTKVAVSRPSESNSGSTQVSSSGRTYRVLTSGFNGAEFGSTGYMANGRRVHWGAVAVDPRYIPLGTRMYISGFGNQVFVAEDTGGAIKGWRIDIWFPSVAQARQYGMQWRTITIIP, translated from the coding sequence GTGAAAAACTTGCTGTCCAATAAGTTATCTCTTTGTGTCTTGCTTTTGGCACTAGTTCTACCAATCGCCTCCTTCCCTGGTAAGGGTTATGCATACTATGGTGTGACCTTTTACAAGGGAGACAAGGTACAGGTACGTAACACTGGAGGTGCGGGTCTGAGGGTGCGTGTTGGTCCTGGCCTGAGATATGACAAGCTAACGACCATGCGAGAGGGACAAGTGGTTACCGTAGTAGCTGGTCCAATCTGGAGTGATGGGTACGGCTGGTACAAGGTGACCGGTTATGACTCCGCTGGTAACGCAGGCTGGGCTGCTGGCTGGTGGCTCTACAGGGTCAGCCGCGCTGATAACACACCTCCTGCTCAGGTTGCGCAAGTGCGCGTGCAAGAGTACTCAGAGGAAAGTGCTGCTTCTGATAGCTCATCTACTACCAATACCAAGGTGGCGGTTTCCAGACCTTCAGAAAGCAATAGTGGCAGCACTCAGGTAAGTTCTTCTGGAAGGACCTATCGCGTGCTGACCTCTGGTTTCAATGGCGCCGAGTTTGGCTCTACCGGTTACATGGCTAACGGTCGTCGAGTTCACTGGGGAGCAGTTGCCGTTGATCCCAGATACATACCTCTTGGAACCAGGATGTACATCTCGGGCTTCGGAAATCAGGTGTTCGTTGCTGAGGACACTGGCGGAGCTATCAAGGGCTGGAGAATAGATATATGGTTCCCCAGTGTAGCACAGGCCAGGCAATATGGCATGCAGTGGAGGACTATAACCATAATCCCCTAG
- a CDS encoding LCP family protein translates to MGTRIRIGRRINISPLWVAIAIIVLIAAPALYLAAKTWQTSRAIYHEIPTQAQGALTPAPTGRIPIVIITPQATATRGVASQLTPYDPSKWVPSPTAEATPVVQSNIKEWNGKKRINFLLLGVDRRGNEIPRSDTIILASLDFEHNRAYVLSIPRDLYVNVPGFNYWKINAAYALGENPKYKDQVGGGIGLLIMTLRQNFGIDIDEYATIDFEGFIKGIDAIGGVDIRVPKKIVDNQYPSESGGYERVVFNAGLQHMDGEMALKYARTRHADSDFGRMRRQQQIILAVQQKAKNPSILLKAPTLLNIIKGHVETSLSPSEQLKLGRWAASLPKKNIEFYSIEGPIGMTPDGQSVVYADWNAINPILKKVFGPQAGHP, encoded by the coding sequence ATGGGGACTAGGATCAGGATCGGTAGAAGAATTAATATATCTCCTCTATGGGTGGCGATTGCCATAATAGTGCTAATTGCTGCCCCAGCTCTCTATCTGGCTGCTAAGACCTGGCAGACCAGCAGGGCTATATATCACGAGATCCCCACACAAGCCCAAGGAGCTCTTACTCCTGCGCCGACTGGGCGTATACCGATAGTTATCATTACTCCCCAGGCTACTGCAACCAGAGGTGTAGCAAGTCAGCTGACACCGTACGATCCATCTAAATGGGTACCATCTCCTACTGCTGAGGCCACACCGGTTGTTCAAAGTAATATAAAGGAATGGAATGGCAAGAAGAGGATAAATTTCCTGCTGCTTGGTGTGGATAGGCGGGGCAATGAGATTCCCAGATCAGATACGATCATATTAGCCTCTCTTGACTTCGAGCACAATCGTGCCTATGTGCTGAGCATACCAAGGGACTTATATGTAAATGTGCCAGGCTTCAACTACTGGAAGATCAATGCAGCTTATGCCCTGGGGGAGAATCCCAAGTACAAAGATCAAGTTGGTGGCGGCATAGGGCTCTTGATAATGACCCTCAGGCAGAATTTTGGTATAGATATCGACGAATATGCAACTATAGATTTTGAGGGTTTTATCAAAGGCATAGACGCTATAGGTGGTGTTGATATAAGAGTACCTAAGAAGATAGTGGATAATCAGTACCCATCGGAAAGTGGCGGATACGAGCGTGTGGTTTTCAATGCTGGTTTGCAGCACATGGATGGTGAGATGGCTCTAAAGTACGCACGTACAAGACATGCTGATAGCGACTTTGGGCGCATGAGGAGACAGCAACAGATCATACTTGCTGTTCAGCAGAAGGCTAAGAACCCGTCCATCCTGCTGAAAGCCCCCACTCTACTCAACATAATAAAGGGGCACGTAGAGACGAGCCTTTCACCTTCCGAGCAGCTAAAGCTTGGGAGATGGGCAGCATCTCTGCCCAAGAAGAACATCGAGTTCTACTCGATAGAAGGTCCTATAGGTATGACTCCAGATGGCCAGTCGGTAGTCTACGCCGATTGGAATGCTATAAACCCGATCCTGAAGAAGGTGTTCGGGCCGCAAGCTGGTCATCCATAG
- a CDS encoding (Fe-S)-binding protein yields MCPSSNTLQSWDELDPPAYDIINACVQCGLCLSVCPTYLLTFKETSSPRGRIHLLKAVWEGKLDARDPILDHQMYECLDCRACEAICPSGVRYGVLVESARAQLERKHPRSLWVRALRWIVFNKLFASMALFRAFSRALWLYQRIGLSRIARSTRILDILHLADKEALLPQIPSKFFVPEDQALPPKGNKRFRVGLFAGCIMSTAFAEIDRATIRVLQHNGCEVVVPKRQGCCGALNVHSGERRSATEMMKANIQAFERLDLDYIIVNSAGCGATLKEYPHFFKDDPGWHERAKHFSSLVRDVSEFLSEVGMSGPNRAVPVRVTYQDPCHLAHAQKVYRQPRELLASIPGVELVEMQESKLCCGSAGIYNITNPEISNQLLERKLEHALATGAEVIVSANPGCMLQLQKGLRHRGLDIQVKHLVQILDQAYGD; encoded by the coding sequence GTGTGTCCTTCGAGTAATACACTACAGAGCTGGGATGAACTCGACCCCCCAGCATACGATATAATCAACGCATGCGTCCAGTGCGGCCTCTGTTTGTCGGTATGTCCCACCTACCTGCTCACTTTCAAAGAGACTTCTTCTCCGAGAGGGAGAATCCACTTATTAAAGGCCGTATGGGAAGGAAAACTTGACGCCAGAGATCCAATCCTGGATCACCAAATGTATGAATGCCTAGACTGTAGGGCCTGCGAGGCCATATGTCCCTCCGGAGTCAGATATGGGGTGCTGGTAGAGTCGGCCAGAGCACAGCTGGAAAGAAAGCATCCACGTAGCCTTTGGGTGAGAGCTCTGAGATGGATAGTGTTTAACAAGTTGTTTGCAAGCATGGCCCTATTCAGAGCATTTAGCAGGGCCCTCTGGCTATACCAGCGTATAGGACTCTCGCGTATAGCGAGGTCGACGCGCATACTGGATATACTCCATCTTGCTGACAAGGAAGCATTACTGCCACAAATCCCTTCCAAGTTCTTTGTTCCAGAGGACCAAGCATTACCACCTAAGGGTAACAAGAGGTTCAGGGTTGGGTTATTTGCAGGATGCATCATGAGCACCGCCTTTGCGGAGATAGACAGGGCAACGATACGAGTTCTACAGCACAATGGCTGTGAGGTCGTAGTCCCGAAGAGGCAGGGATGCTGTGGCGCTCTCAATGTGCACTCTGGAGAGAGAAGGAGCGCCACCGAGATGATGAAGGCCAACATACAAGCCTTCGAAAGACTTGATCTCGATTACATAATCGTGAACTCTGCAGGCTGTGGAGCAACGCTCAAAGAATACCCTCACTTCTTCAAGGACGATCCTGGGTGGCACGAGCGAGCAAAGCATTTCTCATCACTTGTCCGAGACGTAAGCGAATTCCTGAGTGAGGTGGGCATGAGCGGCCCTAATAGAGCTGTGCCTGTAAGAGTTACTTATCAAGACCCATGCCACCTGGCGCATGCTCAGAAAGTATACAGACAACCACGAGAGCTGCTGGCTTCCATACCCGGAGTAGAGCTGGTGGAGATGCAGGAATCCAAACTCTGTTGCGGTAGCGCCGGCATATATAACATCACGAATCCTGAAATTTCAAACCAGCTGCTGGAAAGGAAGCTGGAACATGCACTAGCTACAGGTGCAGAGGTCATAGTGTCCGCTAATCCCGGATGCATGCTCCAGCTGCAGAAAGGACTCCGCCACCGCGGACTCGACATACAGGTAAAACACCTGGTCCAGATCCTGGACCAGGCTTACGGTGATTGA
- a CDS encoding SAM hydrolase/SAM-dependent halogenase family protein has product MSRLPNLVTFITDFGLDWGPVGICHAVMRGINPQISIVDISHGIPAFDIRAGAWVLTSIFPYVPPAVHVVVVDPGVGTQRLPIAILCRRGDVLIGPDNGVLIPATRRLGGIVEARKISNKALMRPDISYTFHGRDIFCPVAAHLSSGVSFEDVGEILPISDLVQAPWREPEIYEHRVVAEVAILDKFGNIRTNIEAADWPLSTGEKIILKHKNNQVNLAVARTFGEVNRGDLLIYEDSSRFICIGQNLGHAGNTLGIGPGDTIQLERARS; this is encoded by the coding sequence ATGTCAAGACTTCCCAACTTAGTGACTTTCATTACAGATTTTGGACTAGACTGGGGTCCAGTTGGTATATGCCATGCCGTGATGAGGGGCATAAATCCACAGATCAGCATAGTAGATATCTCCCATGGCATCCCGGCTTTCGACATAAGAGCCGGCGCATGGGTACTAACCTCAATCTTCCCTTATGTGCCGCCGGCAGTGCACGTAGTAGTGGTCGATCCCGGAGTAGGAACCCAGAGGCTGCCGATAGCGATCCTGTGCAGGCGCGGAGATGTGCTTATAGGCCCAGATAACGGAGTGCTGATACCGGCAACACGAAGGCTGGGGGGTATAGTCGAGGCAAGGAAAATCTCTAACAAAGCGCTTATGCGCCCGGATATATCTTATACCTTTCATGGGAGGGATATTTTCTGCCCAGTAGCCGCGCACTTATCTTCGGGCGTGAGCTTTGAAGATGTTGGGGAGATACTGCCGATAAGCGATCTCGTGCAAGCGCCCTGGAGAGAACCTGAGATATACGAACACAGGGTCGTTGCAGAGGTGGCAATTCTTGACAAGTTCGGTAATATACGAACCAACATAGAGGCGGCTGATTGGCCGCTTTCAACTGGAGAAAAGATTATCCTCAAGCATAAGAACAATCAGGTAAATCTGGCCGTAGCCAGAACATTTGGGGAAGTAAACAGAGGAGACCTGCTCATTTACGAGGATTCTTCGCGCTTCATCTGTATAGGGCAAAACCTTGGTCATGCGGGGAACACCTTGGGCATAGGTCCCGGCGATACCATCCAGCTGGAAAGAGCCCGTAGTTAG
- a CDS encoding PRC-barrel domain-containing protein, with amino-acid sequence MSTGDRNYEEQKERRLSDERLDMDIAPESELSSEDYQHVEASVPPETLEAMKQVEKQKEQPVELPDVKGFTVMATDGKIGTVDDVVATTDVDSSYMLVKEGLIFKKEVKVPFSAVDRVEDNVVYLNVDKQYVKFMEGQEPSHAGEPIEPIQ; translated from the coding sequence ATGAGCACTGGTGACCGCAACTACGAAGAGCAAAAGGAGCGGAGACTTTCTGACGAGAGACTCGATATGGACATAGCGCCCGAAAGTGAGCTCTCCTCTGAGGATTACCAGCATGTTGAAGCCTCTGTTCCGCCTGAAACCCTGGAGGCAATGAAACAGGTGGAGAAGCAAAAGGAGCAACCTGTGGAGCTCCCAGATGTTAAGGGTTTCACCGTTATGGCTACAGATGGGAAGATAGGCACTGTTGATGATGTGGTCGCTACCACAGATGTTGATTCCAGCTACATGCTGGTTAAGGAAGGACTGATATTCAAGAAAGAGGTTAAGGTACCCTTCTCTGCTGTAGACCGAGTAGAGGATAATGTAGTCTATCTAAATGTAGACAAGCAGTATGTGAAGTTTATGGAGGGGCAGGAGCCCTCCCATGCTGGGGAGCCGATAGAACCTATCCAATAG
- a CDS encoding sortase domain-bontaining protein → MSKIRIFNASFWLIFVMAFSFFINACGGNANSSAGIPSPTARSQEVVASSPTPAPSPSVYEATQPTPTADGVVASPSPTPAQASPANTPPKESSTKYTRTMYVDGIREGYVGVNLRARPSTESQSLLVIKNREPVRTTKGPMQGADGNLWFPASYNGKEGYILATLLSAQRPAPPPVRLIIKNDRLDVDAAVEYVGLTPDGAMDVPKKWEDVAWYRLGPVPGQQGNAVIAGHLDSTTGPAVFWKLKDIRIGDVVSVIDEDGHKINFKVTKIQSYFDEDAPLYDIFGPTDKSRLNLITCDGSWDPKAKRYDKKLVVFTEKIS, encoded by the coding sequence ATGTCTAAGATTAGGATCTTCAATGCCAGCTTCTGGCTTATTTTTGTAATGGCGTTCTCTTTTTTCATAAATGCTTGTGGTGGGAATGCTAACAGCAGTGCTGGGATACCATCTCCCACTGCCAGGTCGCAGGAAGTCGTTGCTTCCAGCCCAACCCCTGCCCCGTCTCCATCTGTCTATGAAGCTACTCAGCCTACACCTACGGCTGACGGGGTTGTGGCCAGTCCTTCTCCTACGCCTGCACAAGCCAGCCCAGCTAACACTCCACCTAAAGAGTCAAGCACCAAATACACTCGGACGATGTATGTTGACGGCATTCGGGAAGGATACGTGGGTGTCAATCTCAGGGCCAGACCTTCCACCGAATCACAGTCCTTGCTAGTTATCAAGAACAGAGAGCCGGTTAGAACCACCAAGGGCCCTATGCAAGGAGCCGATGGCAACCTGTGGTTCCCTGCAAGCTATAATGGTAAGGAAGGGTACATATTAGCCACGCTGCTTAGCGCACAAAGACCAGCCCCCCCTCCAGTGCGCCTAATCATAAAGAATGACAGGTTGGATGTAGATGCTGCCGTTGAGTATGTGGGGTTGACTCCTGATGGGGCCATGGACGTGCCCAAGAAGTGGGAGGATGTTGCCTGGTATCGTTTGGGTCCGGTCCCAGGTCAGCAAGGTAACGCAGTAATAGCAGGTCACCTGGATTCCACCACCGGTCCGGCAGTATTCTGGAAGCTGAAAGACATCAGGATAGGAGATGTGGTGTCCGTAATTGACGAAGATGGACATAAGATTAACTTCAAAGTCACGAAGATTCAGTCCTACTTTGACGAGGACGCACCTCTGTACGATATATTTGGCCCCACAGATAAGTCGCGCCTGAACCTTATCACTTGTGATGGCTCATGGGACCCGAAGGCTAAGAGATATGACAAGAAGCTGGTGGTGTTCACCGAGAAGATCAGTTAG
- the mptA gene encoding GTP cyclohydrolase MptA: MHTVYIGLGSNLGDRYANIAEAIQSLRSRVKIDKIASIYETEPVGYKEQPKFLNTVVEGQTDLEPRDLLKFLKSIEHRMGRRPSFRNAPRPIDLDLLLYDDLVLKSEDIEVPHPYMHERAFVLVPLAEIAPDMVHPALGESIAQLLEKVDKSGVRKARRGLALRLSRDVQGQEPEVAVRLGRVGVTNVQRMIRLGKGSRSRVLQAEISLLADIGPNQKGLHMSRFSHALDETLDDAVADEAPDVESLALRIAERIVNAQKALRSEVRIRAKFSLRRYAPISGIPTDEMYTLLGIAVCKQDSYRRMVGIEAEGMTACPCAQDMILEHSRERLAEEGFTSEEAEKILAAIPTAAHNQRSKATILLGTDAMVRAEDLVEIAESSMSSENYGLLKRPDEFFVVHKAHRRPRFVEDVAREILRSAVNTYSDLPEEDFLLARVVSFESIHKHDAYAEGFGTFGELREQVIYGRSPSTCTTLEEWLG, encoded by the coding sequence GTGCACACTGTTTACATAGGATTGGGATCTAATCTGGGAGATAGATATGCCAATATAGCTGAGGCCATCCAGTCTCTGCGCTCAAGGGTGAAGATCGATAAGATTGCCTCTATATACGAAACCGAACCAGTGGGATACAAAGAACAGCCTAAGTTTCTGAATACGGTAGTTGAGGGACAAACTGATCTTGAGCCAAGAGATCTGCTCAAATTCCTCAAGTCTATAGAGCACAGGATGGGTAGGAGGCCTTCTTTCAGGAACGCTCCCAGGCCAATAGACCTTGATTTGTTGCTGTACGACGATTTGGTCCTCAAATCAGAAGATATAGAAGTTCCTCATCCTTACATGCACGAGAGAGCTTTTGTATTAGTGCCTCTTGCTGAGATCGCTCCTGATATGGTCCACCCAGCTTTAGGTGAGTCTATCGCTCAGCTCCTGGAGAAAGTAGATAAGTCTGGTGTCAGAAAGGCAAGAAGGGGGCTGGCATTACGCTTGTCTCGTGATGTGCAGGGGCAGGAGCCAGAAGTAGCTGTGCGTCTTGGTCGTGTGGGAGTGACGAACGTACAGAGGATGATAAGGCTGGGTAAAGGATCTAGATCCAGGGTATTGCAGGCCGAGATAAGCCTGCTGGCAGATATAGGCCCAAACCAGAAAGGGCTTCATATGTCTCGCTTCAGCCATGCTCTTGATGAAACTCTGGATGATGCGGTTGCTGATGAGGCTCCGGATGTGGAATCTCTTGCTCTTAGGATCGCTGAGAGGATCGTAAATGCCCAGAAAGCCCTTAGGAGCGAGGTAAGAATAAGGGCAAAGTTCTCACTTCGTAGGTATGCCCCTATATCAGGAATCCCAACAGATGAGATGTATACCCTGCTTGGAATAGCAGTTTGTAAGCAGGATAGTTATCGGCGGATGGTAGGGATAGAAGCGGAGGGTATGACGGCGTGCCCTTGTGCACAGGATATGATACTCGAGCACTCTAGGGAGAGGCTGGCCGAGGAGGGATTTACATCAGAAGAGGCAGAGAAGATACTGGCCGCTATACCTACCGCCGCGCATAACCAGAGATCAAAGGCTACTATACTTCTTGGGACAGATGCAATGGTAAGAGCTGAGGACTTGGTAGAGATCGCCGAGTCCTCCATGAGCTCGGAGAACTACGGTCTTCTCAAACGCCCGGACGAGTTCTTCGTAGTTCACAAGGCCCATCGTAGACCTCGCTTCGTAGAGGATGTGGCTCGGGAGATACTGAGATCAGCGGTAAATACTTACTCTGACCTGCCTGAGGAAGACTTCCTGTTAGCTAGGGTGGTAAGTTTTGAGAGCATACACAAACATGATGCTTACGCTGAAGGATTCGGCACTTTTGGCGAGCTAAGAGAACAGGTTATTTATGGCCGCAGCCCTTCTACTTGTACCACTTTGGAAGAGTGGCTAGGATGA
- a CDS encoding nucleoside hydrolase, with amino-acid sequence MKVIIDCDMGIDDAIAVAYALALQDVDVLGIGSVHGNIEADVAAENTLKLLKVMNRTDIPVAVGAPKPMIRPLSMAKFVHGEDGLGNANFAPSGLVPSDEHAADQIIRLARENPGEITLITTGPLTNAAIALLKEPKLPQLIPHVVVMGGTVEHPGNVGPVSEANIAHDPEAAQIVFSAPWKVTMVGLDVTMKTLLLEQHLDAWKQARTPLTEWLLRIVPFYMQFYSQSLGYMACAMHDALAVGIAVGKVEVSESVTCPVWVNTVVGPGLGQTVADRRSESMRATSEPYYFIGESNTEVIMKVDGDAFVSHLVDSIASYQVR; translated from the coding sequence ATGAAGGTCATCATAGATTGCGACATGGGCATAGACGATGCCATAGCCGTGGCTTATGCTCTGGCTCTTCAGGATGTAGATGTGCTAGGTATAGGGTCGGTCCACGGCAACATTGAAGCCGATGTGGCGGCCGAGAATACGCTCAAACTGCTCAAGGTCATGAACAGGACCGACATTCCGGTAGCGGTGGGTGCGCCCAAACCGATGATAAGACCTCTCTCTATGGCCAAATTCGTACATGGTGAGGATGGCTTGGGTAATGCAAACTTTGCACCTTCAGGACTGGTTCCTTCTGATGAGCATGCAGCAGATCAGATAATCAGGCTTGCTCGTGAAAATCCAGGAGAGATCACCCTTATAACCACTGGACCTCTGACAAATGCCGCCATAGCGCTTCTCAAGGAGCCTAAGCTGCCTCAGCTAATACCTCATGTTGTGGTGATGGGAGGAACCGTAGAGCACCCAGGCAACGTCGGGCCGGTATCAGAAGCCAACATAGCTCATGACCCAGAGGCTGCACAAATAGTATTTAGCGCCCCTTGGAAGGTCACTATGGTAGGGCTGGATGTTACCATGAAGACCTTGCTCCTAGAGCAACATCTAGATGCATGGAAGCAGGCTAGAACGCCTCTTACCGAGTGGCTACTACGTATAGTACCGTTCTATATGCAGTTCTACTCGCAGTCGCTAGGATACATGGCTTGCGCTATGCATGATGCGCTCGCAGTTGGTATAGCTGTTGGTAAAGTCGAGGTTAGCGAATCGGTGACTTGTCCAGTGTGGGTGAACACGGTGGTTGGTCCGGGCCTTGGGCAGACGGTAGCCGATAGAAGGTCAGAAAGCATGCGAGCGACTTCGGAACCTTACTACTTTATCGGTGAGTCTAACACAGAGGTGATCATGAAGGTGGATGGCGATGCATTTGTGTCACACCTGGTGGATTCTATTGCATCTTATCAAGTAAGATAA
- a CDS encoding D-2-hydroxyacid dehydrogenase, which yields MEKIEIIANSAIIERFGDQIRSVDQAIELIPIEKALSEDSIHPQVLIRSEIPNDLLVQILDKFASIRWVHSYSAGVEGLIPILQHRDLVLTNSAGLHGEPIAEWVIAMTLAHAKRFHLLFRHFQAHEWQAEECDELGGKTMVIVGAGGIGASIARRAKCLGMKVVGVRSSGRSSEHFDEMLTSDSLHAALGKGDYVVIATPLTPQTQGMIGESELRAMKSSSVLLNIARGKIVQTEALMKALSEGWIAAAYLDVTDPEPLPPDHPLWSTPNVFITAHTSGYSPYSAERLVRFFCDNLKRWLQGEPLLNQVDLSRGY from the coding sequence TTGGAGAAGATCGAGATAATCGCTAACTCAGCAATCATCGAGAGGTTTGGCGATCAAATCAGATCCGTGGATCAAGCCATAGAGCTTATACCCATCGAAAAGGCCTTGAGCGAGGATAGTATCCATCCGCAGGTTCTAATTAGGTCTGAGATTCCCAACGATCTACTAGTTCAAATCCTGGACAAATTTGCATCTATCAGATGGGTTCATAGCTACAGCGCCGGTGTGGAAGGACTTATACCAATCCTCCAACATCGAGACCTGGTGTTGACCAACAGTGCTGGGCTGCATGGTGAGCCTATAGCAGAGTGGGTTATAGCTATGACACTGGCACATGCTAAAAGATTCCACCTCCTGTTTAGACACTTTCAGGCCCATGAATGGCAGGCGGAGGAATGCGATGAGCTCGGCGGTAAGACAATGGTAATTGTAGGGGCTGGAGGGATAGGAGCTTCGATAGCACGTAGGGCGAAATGCCTGGGGATGAAAGTCGTGGGCGTAAGATCAAGCGGCAGGAGCTCTGAGCACTTTGATGAAATGCTAACATCTGACAGTCTGCATGCAGCGCTAGGGAAAGGTGACTATGTAGTCATAGCTACTCCTCTTACGCCCCAGACTCAAGGCATGATAGGCGAGTCTGAACTCAGAGCAATGAAGAGCTCTTCCGTGCTGCTAAACATAGCTCGAGGAAAGATAGTGCAGACAGAAGCACTCATGAAGGCTTTGTCCGAAGGCTGGATAGCAGCAGCGTATTTGGATGTGACTGACCCTGAACCCCTGCCTCCGGATCATCCACTGTGGTCCACCCCTAACGTCTTCATCACAGCTCATACCTCAGGATATTCACCATATTCGGCTGAGCGACTAGTGAGATTCTTTTGCGATAATCTGAAACGCTGGCTGCAAGGGGAGCCACTACTTAACCAGGTTGATCTGAGCCGAGGCTACTAG
- a CDS encoding DedA family protein, which translates to MPDLADIINKILDFLEPFYARYGYFIVFAGAMLEHTFLVSWALPGGIMIALGGMYAQGGDLNLLGVILCGILGFMVGDHIDYIVGRRGSRVLERLTKGRSANAPNIWSLKAIPALIPAYIHTLTRSTMFMGGAASGKLPYHRFLVVSFGLATFWSIINSVIGYWVGTSRDEVLRVLNYIGLGGQIFVLVFITAVLLLVLRRRSRSSSKLPNSLDLE; encoded by the coding sequence GTGCCTGATCTGGCCGACATCATAAACAAGATCCTGGATTTTCTTGAGCCTTTCTACGCCCGCTATGGCTATTTCATAGTGTTTGCTGGTGCCATGCTAGAACACACATTCCTGGTATCGTGGGCTCTTCCAGGAGGTATAATGATCGCTCTAGGCGGGATGTACGCTCAGGGTGGGGATCTGAACCTTCTGGGTGTGATCCTCTGCGGTATCTTAGGTTTCATGGTTGGCGACCATATAGACTACATAGTAGGGAGAAGAGGATCCAGAGTACTTGAAAGGCTTACCAAAGGCCGATCAGCTAATGCACCTAACATTTGGAGCCTGAAGGCGATCCCAGCCCTGATTCCTGCTTACATACATACCCTCACTAGGTCAACCATGTTCATGGGCGGTGCTGCCTCGGGCAAACTTCCTTACCACAGGTTCCTGGTGGTGTCTTTTGGTTTGGCAACTTTCTGGAGCATAATAAATAGCGTAATTGGTTACTGGGTAGGGACAAGTAGGGATGAGGTGCTAAGAGTCCTCAACTATATAGGTCTAGGGGGGCAGATATTCGTTCTGGTGTTTATAACTGCGGTGCTTCTCTTAGTCCTGAGACGCAGGTCCAGATCCAGCAGTAAGCTACCCAATAGCCTGGACCTCGAATAA
- a CDS encoding SaoD/DsrE family protein yields MKVAYIFSTSGHTVSYKLGKMILPQLEEDRHGAEVIGMFFFDDNTYMLRKGDPVGERLSKVAKDKGIMLMLCDQCAVERGLAEIGPDGKCYPKDVVEGVQVGCFPDLYAALGNNPPDQVITL; encoded by the coding sequence ATGAAAGTAGCCTACATATTCAGCACAAGCGGCCATACTGTCAGCTATAAGTTGGGGAAGATGATTTTGCCGCAGCTCGAGGAAGATCGACACGGCGCCGAGGTCATCGGTATGTTCTTCTTTGATGACAACACATATATGCTTCGAAAGGGTGATCCGGTAGGGGAGAGACTCTCCAAAGTCGCAAAGGATAAGGGCATAATGCTGATGCTCTGTGACCAGTGCGCTGTAGAGCGAGGACTAGCTGAGATCGGACCGGACGGCAAGTGCTACCCGAAGGATGTGGTGGAGGGAGTACAGGTAGGTTGTTTCCCCGATCTATACGCGGCCTTGGGAAATAACCCACCCGACCAGGTCATCACTCTATAA
- a CDS encoding SH3 domain-containing C40 family peptidase, which translates to MSVKLKLFSCALLIALVLSAVPAVSSKAAGVPGQYAYTTTWLNFRTGPSINYSIMRVLPPQARVYVISGPYNYEWYRVSYDGLTGYVHGYYIQPAASGTTELSSQSTSYTNTTYSNTYSSRGLAIANTAKRYVGYRYAYYGNTPAEGFSCVGFTQWVYRLNGIWIPESLWGQYSMGWSVSKSELQPGDLVFFQNTWWRGLSHVGIYVGDGWMIDAGSPETGVHWSNINWDYFATRWFGARRLVN; encoded by the coding sequence ATGTCTGTGAAACTTAAGCTGTTCTCGTGTGCCCTGTTGATCGCGCTGGTGCTATCCGCTGTGCCGGCAGTCAGCTCTAAAGCTGCTGGCGTACCCGGACAATACGCTTATACCACTACCTGGCTGAACTTTAGAACCGGACCAAGCATCAACTACTCCATCATGCGTGTTCTTCCCCCACAGGCAAGGGTGTACGTTATTTCTGGCCCCTATAACTATGAGTGGTACCGTGTGTCTTATGATGGACTGACTGGTTATGTCCATGGCTACTATATTCAGCCTGCTGCATCCGGTACTACTGAGCTTTCCTCTCAGAGTACCAGCTACACTAACACTACTTACTCCAACACCTACTCAAGCAGGGGTCTTGCCATAGCCAACACAGCCAAGCGCTATGTAGGTTACAGATATGCTTACTATGGCAACACTCCTGCTGAGGGCTTCAGCTGCGTTGGCTTTACCCAGTGGGTGTACAGGCTCAACGGTATATGGATACCTGAAAGCCTGTGGGGTCAGTACAGCATGGGATGGTCAGTGTCCAAGAGTGAGTTGCAGCCTGGCGACCTGGTGTTCTTCCAGAACACTTGGTGGAGAGGGCTTTCCCATGTCGGAATTTATGTGGGTGACGGCTGGATGATCGATGCTGGATCTCCAGAGACCGGTGTCCACTGGAGTAATATCAACTGGGACTACTTTGCAACCCGTTGGTTCGGTGCGCGTCGTCTTGTGAACTAG